A part of Pararhizobium sp. A13 genomic DNA contains:
- a CDS encoding GTP-binding protein encodes MSDKLPVTVLSGFLGAGKTTVLNHILNNRDGLRVAVIVNDMSEVNIDAALVRDGGANLSRTEEQLVEMTNGCICCTLRDDLLNEVHKLAEQDRFDYLLIESTGIAEPLPVATTFEFRDENGNSLSDVARLDTMVTVVDAASLLADYSSDDFLADRGDTAGDGDNRTLVDLLVEQIEFADVVILNKTGSATPEQLDAARKIVIGLNPDARLLEADFGRVALRDVLGTGLFDMAKAQQHPLWYKELHGFKDHMPETEEYGIRSFVYRAKKPFDPTRFHAFINRAWPGVVRAKGFFWLATRPHHVGELSQAGPMVRTSKMGLWWSAVPKAQWPDDPGFLALMKPHLDPVWGDRRQEIVFIGADPMDQAALEAELDDCLVDAGSFTPERWRTLPDPFTDWSARAS; translated from the coding sequence ATGTCCGACAAGCTTCCGGTCACCGTTCTCTCCGGCTTTCTCGGCGCCGGAAAGACCACGGTGCTCAATCATATCCTCAACAATCGCGACGGGCTGCGGGTGGCGGTGATCGTCAACGACATGAGCGAGGTGAACATCGACGCCGCTTTGGTGCGCGACGGCGGCGCCAACCTGTCGCGGACGGAGGAGCAACTGGTCGAGATGACCAATGGCTGCATCTGCTGCACGCTGCGCGACGACCTGCTGAACGAGGTGCACAAGCTGGCGGAACAGGACCGCTTCGACTACCTGCTGATCGAATCGACCGGCATTGCCGAACCGCTTCCCGTTGCGACGACGTTCGAATTTCGCGACGAGAACGGCAACAGCCTCTCCGATGTTGCACGGCTCGATACGATGGTGACCGTCGTCGATGCCGCAAGCCTTCTGGCCGACTATTCCTCCGATGATTTCCTTGCCGACCGCGGCGACACGGCCGGAGACGGCGACAACCGCACGCTTGTCGATCTGCTGGTCGAACAGATCGAATTCGCCGATGTCGTCATCCTCAACAAAACCGGCAGCGCCACGCCCGAACAGCTTGACGCGGCGCGCAAGATCGTCATCGGCCTCAATCCGGATGCACGGCTGCTCGAGGCGGATTTCGGGCGTGTGGCGCTGCGCGATGTGCTGGGCACCGGGCTGTTCGATATGGCGAAGGCCCAGCAGCATCCGCTCTGGTACAAGGAACTGCACGGGTTCAAGGACCATATGCCGGAAACGGAGGAATACGGCATTCGCTCCTTCGTCTACCGGGCGAAAAAGCCGTTCGATCCAACCCGGTTTCACGCCTTCATCAACCGCGCATGGCCGGGCGTGGTTCGCGCCAAGGGCTTTTTCTGGCTGGCGACGCGGCCGCATCACGTCGGCGAACTGAGCCAGGCGGGTCCCATGGTGCGCACGTCGAAGATGGGGCTCTGGTGGTCGGCGGTTCCCAAGGCCCAGTGGCCGGACGATCCGGGGTTTCTGGCCCTGATGAAACCCCATCTCGATCCCGTCTGGGGCGACCGGCGCCAGGAGATCGTCTTCATCGGCGCCGATCCGATGGACCAGGCGGCGCTGGAAGCCGAGCTTGACGATTGTCTGGTGGATGCCGGCAGTTTCACGCCGGAACGGTGGCGGACGCTGCCCGATCCGTTCACGGACTGGTCGGCCCGGGCAAGTTAG
- a CDS encoding RcnB family protein, which produces MKRLLIALVAGSFLAAPMASAQPAKPFEVAQVKERHVEKNVYRHGNTKIVEKRVVVKKRWARGYRLSPAERRHIAAVQDYRRYRLYAPQRGQQWVRVDNDFLLISVATGVIVNLATR; this is translated from the coding sequence ATGAAACGTTTGTTGATCGCCTTGGTCGCCGGATCTTTCCTGGCCGCGCCGATGGCTTCCGCGCAGCCGGCAAAGCCGTTCGAGGTCGCTCAGGTGAAGGAGCGGCATGTCGAAAAGAATGTCTACAGGCATGGCAACACGAAAATCGTCGAGAAGCGCGTCGTCGTGAAGAAGCGCTGGGCGCGCGGCTATCGCCTGTCACCGGCCGAGCGTCGACACATTGCCGCAGTCCAGGATTACCGCCGTTACAGGCTCTATGCGCCACAGCGCGGCCAGCAGTGGGTTCGCGTCGACAACGACTTCCTGCTGATCAGCGTTGCGACCGGCGTGATCGTCAATCTGGCAACCCGTTAG
- a CDS encoding glycoside hydrolase family 43 protein: MTATIRNPILPGFNPDPSICRVGEDYYIATSTFEWYPGVQIHHSRDLVNWRLVRRPLERASQLDMRGNPDSCGVWAPCLSHVDGLFWLVYTDVKRFDGNFKDAHNYIVTSPSIEGEWSDPVYVNSSGFDPSLFHDDDGRKWFVNMQWNHRTESFGGAPKSPAFDGILLQEWDPVSRKLVGAIQNIFAGSSQGLVEGPHLFKRNGWYYLTTAEGGTGYDHVVTMARSRSIEGPYEMHPQTHLITSKDAPDAVLQRAGHGQYVETPDGQAYHTHLTGRPLPPQRRCTLGRETALQKCVWRDDGWLYLEQGGVVPAVEVAAPGETAVIEKPAKVESDFDGAALPDDFQWLRTPLPERIFSLTEKPGHLRLFGRESIGSWFEQALVARRQEHHSFRAETVVEFEPDTYQQAAGLTHYYNRHKFHALVVTLHEKLGRVVTIFSCAGDFPHGRMTFPAESGVTVPFGRVYLAMEVRDNELQFFWHPDGYRAWRKIGPVLDAGVVSDEGGRGEHGSFTGAFAGVFAFDTSGRAQVADFDRFSYEAL, encoded by the coding sequence ATGACCGCGACGATTCGCAATCCGATCCTGCCGGGCTTCAACCCGGACCCGTCGATTTGCCGCGTGGGCGAGGATTACTACATCGCCACGTCCACGTTCGAATGGTATCCGGGCGTGCAGATCCACCACTCGCGCGATCTAGTCAACTGGCGGCTGGTGCGCCGCCCGCTCGAGCGGGCAAGCCAGCTCGACATGCGCGGCAATCCGGACAGTTGCGGCGTCTGGGCGCCGTGCCTTTCCCATGTCGACGGCCTGTTCTGGCTCGTCTACACCGACGTCAAGCGCTTCGACGGCAACTTCAAGGACGCGCACAACTACATCGTCACGTCCCCTTCGATCGAGGGCGAGTGGTCCGATCCGGTTTATGTCAATTCCTCCGGCTTCGATCCGTCGCTGTTCCATGATGACGACGGCCGCAAGTGGTTCGTCAACATGCAATGGAACCACCGCACCGAAAGCTTCGGCGGGGCGCCGAAATCGCCGGCCTTCGACGGTATCCTGCTGCAGGAATGGGATCCGGTCTCGCGGAAGCTCGTCGGGGCGATCCAGAATATCTTCGCCGGCAGTAGCCAAGGGCTCGTCGAAGGCCCGCATCTCTTCAAGCGCAACGGCTGGTACTATCTGACGACAGCCGAGGGCGGCACCGGATATGATCACGTGGTGACGATGGCTCGCTCGCGTAGCATCGAAGGTCCCTACGAGATGCATCCGCAGACGCATCTGATCACCTCCAAGGACGCGCCGGACGCGGTGCTGCAAAGGGCAGGGCACGGCCAGTATGTCGAGACGCCGGACGGCCAGGCCTATCACACCCACCTGACGGGCCGGCCTTTGCCGCCGCAGCGGCGCTGCACGCTCGGCCGTGAGACGGCGCTGCAGAAATGCGTCTGGCGCGATGACGGATGGCTCTATCTGGAGCAGGGTGGTGTCGTACCGGCCGTCGAGGTTGCGGCGCCGGGCGAGACCGCTGTCATCGAGAAGCCCGCAAAGGTCGAAAGCGACTTCGACGGCGCTGCGTTGCCCGATGATTTCCAATGGCTGCGCACGCCTCTGCCCGAGCGGATTTTTTCGCTGACGGAGAAGCCCGGCCATCTGAGGCTGTTCGGCCGTGAAAGCATCGGCAGCTGGTTCGAACAGGCGCTGGTGGCGCGCCGCCAGGAGCATCATTCCTTCCGCGCGGAGACGGTCGTCGAGTTCGAGCCGGATACCTATCAGCAGGCTGCCGGTCTGACCCATTACTACAACCGCCACAAGTTTCACGCGCTCGTCGTCACCCTGCATGAAAAGCTCGGCCGGGTCGTGACGATCTTCTCCTGCGCCGGAGATTTTCCGCATGGCCGCATGACGTTTCCCGCCGAAAGTGGCGTCACCGTTCCATTCGGACGGGTCTATCTGGCCATGGAAGTCCGGGATAACGAGCTGCAGTTCTTCTGGCACCCCGACGGCTACCGTGCCTGGCGCAAGATCGGCCCGGTGCTCGATGCCGGCGTCGTATCCGACGAGGGCGGGCGCGGCGAACACGGGTCGTTCACCGGCGCATTCGCAGGCGTGTTCGCTTTCGATACGTCCGGCCGGGCGCAGGTCGCCGATTTCGACCGCTTTAGCTATGAGGCGTTGTAA
- a CDS encoding TRAP transporter small permease subunit: MAALLGISRLIDRITEIIGKSVSWLILVAVLVSAGNAIIRKIFNMSSNAWLEAQWYLFGAAFMFAAAYTLSQNEHIRIDVVYGKFSRRVQHWIDLFGHVFFLMPFVLLMTYYLVPYFLMSYRSQEGSSSAGGLIVWPAKAILLFGFILLALQGVSEIIKKIAIMTGNMDDPTPYVPTHAPLDEAIIPEARP; encoded by the coding sequence ATGGCCGCACTGCTCGGTATCAGCAGGCTCATTGACCGAATCACGGAAATCATCGGCAAGTCAGTCTCCTGGCTTATCCTGGTGGCCGTTCTTGTCAGCGCCGGCAATGCCATTATCCGAAAAATATTCAATATGTCGTCGAATGCCTGGCTCGAGGCGCAGTGGTATCTGTTCGGCGCCGCCTTCATGTTCGCAGCCGCCTACACGCTGAGCCAAAACGAGCACATCCGCATCGACGTCGTCTATGGCAAGTTTTCGCGCCGTGTGCAGCACTGGATCGACCTGTTCGGACATGTCTTCTTCCTGATGCCGTTCGTATTGCTGATGACATACTACCTCGTCCCCTATTTCCTGATGTCTTACCGCTCGCAGGAAGGCTCATCCAGCGCCGGTGGCCTGATCGTCTGGCCAGCCAAGGCGATCCTCCTTTTCGGCTTCATCCTGCTTGCCCTGCAGGGGGTGTCGGAAATCATCAAGAAGATCGCGATTATGACCGGCAATATGGACGATCCAACGCCCTACGTACCGACCCACGCACCGCTGGATGAAGCCATCATTCCGGAGGCGCGCCCGTGA
- a CDS encoding TRAP transporter large permease subunit: MIEFIAVNLAPIMFVSLIVFLLLGYPVAFSLAANGLLFFIIGVELAPLSGGSVNLSWPLLNALPERFWGVMSNDTLLAIPFFTFMGIVLERSGMAEDLLDTIGQLFGPIRGGLAYAVIFVGALLAATTGVVAASVIAMGLISLPIMLRYGYDRRVASGVIAASGTLAQIIPPSLVLIVLADQLGRSVGDMYAGALIPGLVLTGLYMLYILIMTFVRRDSMPALPLEARTLGAGVTSLFVALAVAAGIAYAAHVYLSPTQGENADILGFTVGVAFIYVVALVDRGLKINAMSRLAQQVIIVLIPPLALIFLVLGTIFLGIATPTEGGAMGAVGALIMAAAKGRLTLDVVRSALAATTRLSAFVLFILIGARVFSLTFYGVNGHVWVEHLLVGMPGGETGFLITVNLLVFFLAFFLDFFELAFIIVPLLAPAANALGIDLIWFGVLLGINMQTSFMHPPFGFALFYLRSVAAKVPYLDRVTGKLTKPVTTGQIYWGAVPFVGIQVLMVALTIMFPQMVMHYKGNAAVVDPATIKIEVPGFGTGGGLGLPDNGGGLGLPGGLQLPGGNPLDGGQQPADQNGAGGEQKKPANDLSAPPSFN; encoded by the coding sequence GTGATCGAGTTCATCGCTGTAAACCTCGCACCGATCATGTTCGTGTCATTGATCGTCTTCCTCCTGCTGGGTTATCCCGTTGCCTTTTCGCTCGCCGCCAATGGCCTGCTGTTCTTCATCATCGGCGTGGAGCTTGCTCCTTTATCCGGCGGCTCCGTCAATCTCTCCTGGCCATTGCTCAACGCGCTGCCCGAACGATTCTGGGGGGTGATGTCGAACGACACATTGCTCGCCATCCCCTTCTTTACCTTCATGGGGATCGTGCTCGAACGATCCGGCATGGCCGAGGACCTGCTCGACACGATCGGCCAGTTGTTCGGCCCGATCCGCGGCGGCCTTGCCTATGCGGTGATCTTCGTCGGAGCGCTGCTCGCAGCCACCACCGGCGTGGTCGCGGCGTCGGTCATCGCCATGGGCCTGATCTCGCTGCCGATCATGCTGCGCTACGGCTATGACCGGCGCGTCGCCTCCGGCGTCATCGCGGCGTCCGGCACGCTTGCCCAGATCATTCCGCCTTCGCTGGTCCTGATCGTTCTTGCCGACCAGCTCGGCCGTTCGGTTGGCGACATGTATGCCGGCGCCCTGATCCCCGGCCTGGTGCTGACCGGGCTCTACATGCTCTATATCCTGATCATGACCTTCGTCCGGCGTGACTCAATGCCGGCGCTGCCGCTCGAAGCCCGCACGCTCGGCGCGGGCGTTACCTCGCTCTTTGTGGCGCTTGCCGTCGCGGCTGGCATCGCCTATGCCGCTCATGTCTACCTCTCACCGACGCAGGGTGAAAACGCCGATATTCTCGGCTTCACTGTCGGTGTGGCCTTCATCTACGTGGTTGCGCTCGTCGACAGGGGATTGAAGATCAATGCGATGTCCAGGCTTGCCCAGCAGGTCATCATCGTGCTGATCCCGCCGCTGGCATTGATCTTCCTCGTGCTCGGCACGATCTTCCTCGGTATTGCCACGCCGACGGAAGGCGGCGCCATGGGCGCTGTCGGCGCCCTGATCATGGCGGCAGCCAAGGGACGGCTGACCTTGGATGTGGTCCGCTCCGCGCTGGCCGCCACCACGCGGCTGTCGGCCTTCGTGCTGTTCATCCTGATCGGCGCACGGGTGTTCTCGCTGACTTTCTACGGAGTCAACGGCCATGTCTGGGTGGAACATCTGCTCGTGGGGATGCCTGGCGGTGAAACGGGCTTCCTGATCACCGTCAACCTGCTCGTCTTCTTCCTGGCGTTCTTCCTGGATTTCTTCGAACTCGCCTTCATCATCGTGCCGCTGCTCGCGCCCGCGGCCAACGCACTCGGCATCGACCTCATCTGGTTCGGCGTCCTGCTCGGCATCAACATGCAGACGAGCTTCATGCATCCGCCCTTTGGGTTTGCGCTGTTCTACCTGCGTTCGGTCGCGGCCAAGGTGCCCTATCTCGATCGGGTCACGGGTAAGCTGACGAAACCGGTGACCACAGGGCAGATCTATTGGGGGGCGGTGCCGTTCGTCGGCATCCAGGTCCTTATGGTGGCACTGACGATCATGTTCCCGCAGATGGTCATGCACTACAAGGGCAACGCCGCCGTGGTGGACCCGGCAACGATCAAGATCGAGGTCCCGGGCTTCGGCACCGGTGGCGGTCTTGGGCTGCCGGACAATGGAGGCGGTCTCGGCCTGCCGGGTGGCCTGCAACTGCCGGGCGGCAATCCGCTCGACGGCGGCCAGCAGCCGGCGGATCAGAACGGCGCCGGCGGCGAGCAGAAGAAACCCGCCAATGACCTGAGCGCCCCGCCGTCCTTCAACTGA
- a CDS encoding TRAP transporter substrate-binding protein, whose translation MDRRSFIKRAGLGGAAAATTLAAPAIAQSSPKVTWRLASSFPKSLSETIFGGALSLSKYVSEVTDGNFQIQVFAAGEIVPALQVADAVSAGTIESAHTVCYYFWGKDPTWALGSAVPFSLNARGINAWHYHGGGIDLFNEFLGTQGLVGFPCGNTGVQMGGWFRKEIKTVADLQGLKYRVGGFAGKVLEQLGVIPQQLAGGDIYPALERGAIDGAEFVGPYDDEKLGFYKVAPYYYYPGWWEGGPTVHTLFNKGKFDELPPQYQSVLKVAAQAADANMLQAYDWLNASAIKRLVGAGAQLKPFSPEILSACFDAANKVYAGIEASNPTFKKIWDSIKAFRGEYYLNAQIAEYNYDTFMMIQQRGGKL comes from the coding sequence ATGGATCGCCGTTCATTCATCAAACGTGCAGGTCTCGGTGGCGCCGCCGCGGCAACGACGCTCGCAGCGCCCGCCATCGCCCAGAGCAGCCCTAAGGTCACTTGGCGGCTGGCGTCGTCGTTCCCGAAGAGTCTCTCTGAAACAATCTTTGGCGGCGCGTTGAGTCTTTCTAAGTATGTCTCGGAGGTCACTGACGGCAACTTTCAGATTCAAGTTTTCGCGGCGGGCGAGATCGTTCCGGCGCTCCAGGTCGCTGACGCAGTTTCCGCGGGCACGATCGAATCTGCACACACGGTCTGCTACTATTTCTGGGGTAAAGATCCGACCTGGGCACTGGGTTCGGCGGTGCCATTCTCACTCAATGCGCGTGGTATCAATGCTTGGCACTATCATGGCGGCGGTATTGACCTTTTCAATGAGTTCCTGGGCACTCAGGGTCTCGTCGGTTTCCCCTGCGGCAACACTGGGGTGCAGATGGGCGGCTGGTTTCGCAAGGAGATCAAGACGGTCGCCGACCTTCAGGGTCTGAAGTACCGTGTCGGTGGCTTCGCGGGCAAAGTGCTGGAGCAGCTCGGCGTCATTCCTCAGCAGTTGGCCGGCGGCGACATATACCCGGCGTTAGAGAGGGGCGCGATTGACGGTGCAGAATTCGTCGGCCCCTATGACGACGAAAAACTCGGCTTCTACAAGGTTGCGCCGTACTACTACTATCCCGGCTGGTGGGAAGGTGGACCGACCGTCCATACGTTATTTAACAAGGGTAAGTTTGATGAACTGCCGCCCCAATATCAGTCAGTACTGAAAGTGGCAGCACAGGCTGCTGACGCCAACATGTTACAGGCGTACGATTGGCTCAACGCCTCGGCGATCAAGCGCCTCGTTGGCGCGGGCGCCCAGCTCAAACCCTTCAGCCCGGAAATCCTGTCGGCCTGCTTCGACGCGGCCAATAAGGTTTACGCTGGCATTGAAGCCTCGAACCCGACCTTCAAAAAGATCTGGGATTCGATCAAGGCGTTCCGCGGCGAGTATTATCTGAACGCCCAGATCGCCGAATACAACTATGATACTTTCATGATGATCCAGCAGCGGGGCGGCAAGCTCTAA
- the mgrA gene encoding L-glyceraldehyde 3-phosphate reductase, which yields MAWQPADNRYETMKYNRCGKSGLKLPAMSLGLWHNFGHDTPHERKLDMCRTAFDLGITHFDLANNYGPPPGSAETAFGEILRTEFAGLRDELIISSKAGYDMWPGPYGEWGSRKYLIASCDQSLKRMGLDYVDIFYSHRFDPDTPLEETCAALDHIVRSGRALYIGISSYNSQRTREAAAILKDLGTPLLIHQPSYSMLNRWVEDDGLVDTLEGLGVGSIVFSPLAQGMLTTKYLGGIPADSRAAQNHFLKKDFIRPSIIDNIRKLNEIAEKRGQTLAQMAIAWVLRGGHITSALIGASRSSQIVDCVAALKNDTFTPEELAEIDIYAKEADINLWASSAERA from the coding sequence ATGGCATGGCAACCGGCAGACAATCGCTACGAGACGATGAAATACAATCGCTGCGGCAAGAGCGGGCTGAAGCTGCCGGCGATGTCGCTCGGCCTCTGGCACAATTTCGGCCATGATACGCCGCACGAGCGCAAGCTCGACATGTGCCGCACGGCGTTTGATCTCGGCATCACCCATTTCGATCTCGCCAACAATTACGGTCCGCCTCCGGGCTCGGCCGAAACCGCCTTCGGCGAAATCCTCCGCACCGAATTTGCCGGCTTGCGCGACGAGTTGATCATCTCCTCCAAGGCCGGCTACGACATGTGGCCGGGTCCCTATGGCGAGTGGGGCAGCCGCAAGTATCTGATCGCCTCCTGCGACCAGAGCCTGAAGCGCATGGGCCTCGACTATGTCGATATCTTTTATTCGCACCGCTTCGATCCCGATACGCCGCTCGAGGAAACCTGTGCGGCGCTGGATCATATTGTCCGTTCGGGCAGGGCGCTTTATATCGGCATTTCGTCCTATAACTCGCAGCGCACGCGCGAGGCGGCTGCTATCCTGAAAGACCTTGGCACACCGCTGCTCATCCATCAGCCGAGCTATTCGATGCTCAACCGCTGGGTCGAGGATGACGGCCTCGTCGATACGCTCGAAGGCCTCGGCGTCGGTTCGATCGTGTTTTCGCCGCTGGCGCAGGGCATGCTGACGACGAAATATCTCGGCGGCATTCCCGCCGACAGCCGCGCGGCACAGAACCATTTCCTCAAGAAGGACTTCATCCGCCCGTCGATTATCGACAATATCAGGAAGCTCAACGAGATCGCCGAGAAGCGCGGCCAGACGCTGGCGCAGATGGCGATCGCCTGGGTGCTGCGCGGCGGCCATATCACCTCGGCGCTGATCGGTGCCAGCCGCTCCTCGCAGATCGTCGATTGTGTCGCCGCGCTGAAGAACGACACGTTCACGCCGGAAGAGCTGGCGGAGATCGACATCTATGCCAAGGAAGCCGACATCAATCTCTGGGCTTCGTCGGCGGAGCGCGCGTAA
- a CDS encoding calcium-binding protein — protein sequence MALTNITEIEKKDFLSKTVAFLKKWENAGLIGDTQPSAQGGIHDDSKQIPTVGYGLNLKALSFSDISKAYRLALTGKIDGKLSGLQESGLKIIEKWKADKTPTAADDVALINKSQGKAGTTAERKALQSLWLTDAQASVLLEARLKGQAGLFSSSIEKELTARLNAFGATLPEESQERLVLYSLYYNAPTLIGPGIATAIKTDNHARFWYEVRYNHSNFDFKGLQNRREDESNKVGILAPADRKDSGAVLKAMDFLFDREGGASSVYEKIATRDKVINEADTVNAETQSFEAQIASYLKILSDKYAFGDQLHFVQAGGAGNDTFAPGVASYARLDAETMRNETNTNDLVIAGDGDNRIKTGGGDDWVYSGKGKDNIDLGAGDDHASAGAGNDIINGGDGSDIMNGGKGYDTYVIDDLSDRVVDSDKGKIKTEISLNVLTQNIDTYVNLKAGLTHTLKLDAAKLPADAEGDVDRVNFEGSSGNDTYRLSLTDDSLLAYFKTGAGNDKLILTGRENPETGTTTIFVEDAASSDRFDISVFDARTLDAFQGTAQDIGDYFYKLESQSDVTTMAIWYAANNGDGGSSLNKMISIASTETMSDAMFVV from the coding sequence GTGGCGCTCACCAATATTACCGAGATCGAAAAGAAAGACTTCCTGTCGAAGACCGTCGCTTTCCTGAAGAAATGGGAGAATGCCGGCCTGATCGGCGACACGCAGCCGAGCGCGCAAGGCGGCATTCATGACGACAGCAAGCAAATCCCGACCGTCGGTTATGGCCTGAACCTCAAGGCGCTGAGTTTCAGCGACATTTCGAAGGCCTACAGGCTGGCGCTGACCGGAAAGATCGACGGCAAGCTGTCAGGCCTGCAGGAAAGCGGCCTGAAAATCATCGAAAAATGGAAGGCCGACAAGACGCCGACCGCCGCAGACGATGTTGCGCTGATCAACAAGTCGCAAGGCAAGGCTGGTACGACGGCGGAAAGGAAAGCGCTTCAGTCGCTTTGGCTGACCGATGCCCAAGCCAGTGTCCTGCTCGAAGCCAGGCTCAAGGGACAGGCGGGCCTATTCTCCTCGTCGATTGAGAAGGAGCTGACAGCGAGGCTGAACGCTTTCGGTGCCACCCTGCCGGAGGAATCGCAGGAACGGCTCGTTCTCTATTCGCTGTACTACAACGCACCAACCCTGATCGGCCCGGGCATCGCGACCGCCATCAAGACCGACAACCATGCCCGATTCTGGTACGAAGTCCGTTACAACCACAGCAATTTCGACTTCAAGGGCCTGCAGAACCGGCGCGAAGACGAATCGAACAAGGTGGGCATCCTTGCGCCGGCCGATCGAAAGGATTCCGGCGCCGTGCTCAAGGCGATGGACTTCCTGTTCGATCGCGAAGGCGGAGCATCAAGCGTCTACGAGAAGATCGCCACCCGCGACAAGGTCATCAACGAGGCGGACACGGTGAATGCGGAGACCCAGTCGTTCGAGGCACAAATCGCGTCCTACCTGAAAATCCTGTCGGACAAATACGCCTTTGGCGACCAATTGCACTTCGTCCAGGCGGGCGGCGCGGGCAACGACACATTTGCTCCGGGTGTCGCGAGCTACGCGCGCCTCGATGCCGAGACGATGCGGAATGAGACGAACACCAACGATCTCGTCATCGCCGGCGATGGCGACAACAGGATAAAGACCGGAGGCGGCGACGACTGGGTCTATTCCGGCAAGGGAAAGGACAACATAGACCTGGGCGCGGGCGACGATCACGCGTCCGCAGGCGCCGGCAATGACATCATCAACGGCGGCGACGGTAGCGACATCATGAATGGCGGCAAGGGCTACGACACCTACGTTATCGATGACCTTTCGGACCGCGTTGTCGATAGCGACAAGGGGAAGATAAAAACCGAGATTTCGCTAAACGTCCTGACGCAGAACATCGATACCTATGTCAACCTCAAGGCCGGCCTGACACACACACTGAAACTCGACGCCGCCAAGCTCCCCGCCGATGCCGAAGGTGATGTCGACAGGGTGAATTTCGAAGGCAGCAGCGGCAACGATACCTACCGCCTGTCGCTGACCGACGACAGCCTGCTCGCCTATTTCAAGACCGGCGCCGGCAACGACAAGCTCATCCTGACCGGCAGGGAAAATCCCGAAACGGGCACGACGACAATCTTCGTGGAAGACGCCGCAAGTTCCGACCGTTTCGACATCTCTGTCTTTGATGCCCGTACCCTTGATGCGTTTCAGGGCACGGCGCAGGACATCGGGGATTATTTCTACAAGCTGGAAAGCCAATCGGACGTGACCACGATGGCTATCTGGTATGCCGCGAACAACGGCGACGGCGGCTCCAGTCTCAACAAGATGATCTCGATCGCCTCGACGGAGACGATGTCCGACGCCATGTTCGTCGTCTGA
- a CDS encoding Gfo/Idh/MocA family oxidoreductase has protein sequence MTRELGVGIIGCGNISTTYFRLSPLFRGIRVIACADINPAAAETRASEYDVKAQTIEELLANPEIDIVVNLTIPEAHFPVSKMILEAGKHVYSEKPLVLTLEQGEQLRGIATANNLKVGCAPDTFLGGAHQLARDYIDQGKIGRVTSGTCHVMSPGMEMWHPNPDFFFLPGGGPILDLGPYYIANLINLIGPVKRVAALTSMANPTRTITSEPRKGEVIPVKTPTNIHALLEFQNGATVTLSASWDVWSHRHGNMELYGTEGSLFLPDPNFFGGTVSASGCDKDIQPVEMWDHPFAVTNQEHPVGPMANYRTAGLADMALAILEGRDARCSLERALHGVDVMVSILQSGETGQFVELTTTCTQPAALGIEEANALLR, from the coding sequence ATGACACGAGAACTCGGCGTCGGCATCATTGGATGCGGCAACATTTCCACCACCTATTTCAGGCTCTCGCCGCTCTTCAGGGGCATCAGGGTCATCGCCTGCGCCGACATCAATCCGGCCGCCGCCGAGACGCGCGCATCGGAATATGACGTCAAGGCACAGACCATCGAGGAACTGCTTGCCAATCCGGAGATCGACATCGTCGTCAACCTGACGATCCCGGAAGCGCATTTCCCCGTCTCGAAGATGATCCTCGAGGCCGGCAAGCACGTCTATTCCGAAAAGCCGCTGGTACTGACGCTGGAACAGGGCGAGCAGCTGCGCGGCATCGCCACGGCCAACAACCTGAAGGTCGGATGCGCACCGGATACCTTCCTCGGCGGCGCGCACCAGCTGGCGCGGGACTATATCGACCAGGGCAAGATCGGCCGTGTGACCTCGGGCACCTGCCACGTGATGAGCCCGGGCATGGAGATGTGGCATCCGAACCCGGACTTCTTCTTCCTGCCCGGCGGCGGCCCGATCCTCGATCTTGGCCCGTATTATATCGCCAACCTCATCAACCTGATCGGCCCGGTCAAGCGCGTCGCGGCACTGACCTCGATGGCCAATCCGACCCGCACCATCACCAGCGAGCCGCGCAAGGGCGAGGTCATCCCGGTGAAGACGCCAACCAACATCCATGCGCTGCTCGAATTCCAGAACGGCGCGACGGTCACGTTATCGGCAAGCTGGGATGTCTGGTCGCACCGCCACGGCAATATGGAGCTCTATGGGACGGAAGGCTCGCTCTTCCTGCCCGATCCGAACTTCTTCGGTGGCACGGTCTCGGCCAGCGGCTGCGACAAGGACATCCAGCCCGTCGAGATGTGGGATCATCCTTTCGCTGTCACCAATCAGGAGCATCCGGTGGGGCCGATGGCCAACTACCGCACGGCCGGCCTTGCCGACATGGCGCTTGCCATCCTCGAAGGTCGCGACGCCCGCTGCTCGTTGGAGCGTGCGCTGCATGGCGTCGATGTCATGGTGTCGATCCTGCAGTCGGGCGAGACGGGCCAGTTCGTCGAACTGACGACGACCTGCACGCAGCCGGCCGCACTCGGCATCGAGGAGGCCAACGCGCTTCTGCGGTGA